One Cedecea neteri DNA segment encodes these proteins:
- a CDS encoding DUF2612 domain-containing protein, with product MSKYTGRITSYHASKPLFFAHVDLSTRPFTETATTTESLINAFDIDAAVGVQLDALGLWIGRSRVVSQPISGVYFSWDTDALGYDQGVWQGPYDPDAGYTSLSDETYRIILKAKIAMNNWDGQNDTLPAILDAATAGAGLRMQIVDNQDMTISVWVLPETDIADVSLELLAAIKQGYLTVKAAGVWAGDIQTPSVEAPSQGGKFFGFDINNHYIAGFDDGAWERKL from the coding sequence ATGAGTAAATATACCGGGCGCATCACCAGCTACCACGCCAGCAAGCCCCTGTTTTTTGCCCATGTTGATCTGAGTACCCGCCCTTTTACTGAAACCGCAACGACCACCGAAAGCCTGATCAACGCATTTGATATCGACGCTGCGGTTGGGGTGCAGCTTGATGCGCTGGGGTTGTGGATTGGGCGAAGCCGCGTCGTTAGCCAGCCGATTTCCGGCGTCTATTTTAGCTGGGACACCGATGCCCTGGGCTACGACCAGGGCGTGTGGCAGGGACCTTACGATCCCGATGCAGGCTACACCTCACTGAGCGATGAAACCTACCGCATCATCCTCAAGGCAAAAATCGCGATGAACAACTGGGACGGGCAGAACGACACGCTGCCCGCGATTCTGGACGCCGCCACGGCAGGGGCAGGGCTGCGAATGCAAATCGTCGACAACCAGGACATGACCATTTCTGTCTGGGTTCTGCCAGAAACGGACATTGCTGACGTGTCCCTCGAGCTTCTCGCGGCCATCAAACAGGGATACCTGACGGTGAAAGCGGCGGGCGTCTGGGCGGGAGACATTCAGACCCCGTCAGTGGAAGCGCCGTCGCAGGGCGGCAAATTCTTTGGCTTTGATATCAACAATCACTATATCGCCGGTTTTGACGACGGCGCATGGGAGAGGAAACTCTAA
- a CDS encoding phage tail protein produces the protein MCIFLKVGLGDGSALPVGVPVPWALSAAPIGWLKCNGAAFSAAQYPKLAQVYPALVLPDLRGEFIRGWDDGRGIDTGRAVSSTQQATKINGQLFGNDGAGTGNAWYCDQDISHDFWESETIETMSRNVAWGRLAIDPDIRATALYRYAGSIRPRNVAFNYIVRAA, from the coding sequence ATGTGCATTTTCTTAAAGGTTGGTTTGGGGGATGGGAGTGCTCTACCAGTGGGTGTGCCTGTGCCGTGGGCATTGTCGGCAGCACCTATAGGATGGTTGAAATGTAATGGTGCGGCATTTTCAGCAGCTCAATATCCAAAGCTTGCACAGGTATACCCAGCGCTTGTGCTTCCTGATTTACGTGGGGAGTTTATTCGTGGTTGGGATGATGGGAGAGGGATTGATACTGGTAGAGCCGTGTCGTCCACTCAACAGGCAACAAAAATTAACGGGCAGCTTTTTGGTAACGATGGAGCCGGAACAGGTAATGCATGGTACTGCGATCAAGATATTTCTCATGATTTTTGGGAGTCTGAAACAATTGAAACGATGAGCAGGAATGTTGCCTGGGGACGGTTAGCAATTGATCCAGATATTAGGGCGACGGCGCTATATCGTTATGCAGGATCTATTCGGCCGCGCAACGTGGCCTTTAATTACATAGTGAGGGCCGCATAA
- a CDS encoding MurR/RpiR family transcriptional regulator: MNCLLRIRSRYAMLAQSDRKLADFLLAEPERARHLSSQQLAEEAGVSQSSVVKFAQKLGFKGFPAMKLAISEALASGQNPNSVPVHNQILGDDPLRLVGEKLIKENIAAMHATLDINAEEKLLASVSLLRNARRVLLVGIGASGLVAKNFSWKLMKIGIHAVAEQDMHALLATVQAMTPEDVLLAISYSGERREINLAADEALNAGAKILAITGFTPNALQQRASLCLYTIAEEQATRSAAISSTSAQMMLTDLLFMALVQQDLENAPERIRQSEALVKKLV; encoded by the coding sequence ATGAACTGTTTACTGCGCATTCGAAGCCGTTACGCCATGCTTGCCCAGAGTGACCGCAAGCTGGCCGACTTTTTGCTCGCTGAGCCCGAACGCGCACGCCATCTCAGTTCACAACAGCTGGCGGAAGAAGCCGGGGTCAGCCAGTCCAGCGTCGTCAAATTCGCGCAGAAACTGGGGTTCAAGGGCTTTCCTGCGATGAAACTGGCCATCAGTGAAGCGCTGGCGAGCGGCCAGAATCCTAACTCCGTCCCGGTTCACAACCAAATTTTAGGTGACGATCCGCTGAGGCTTGTTGGGGAAAAATTGATCAAAGAGAATATCGCGGCGATGCACGCCACGCTGGATATTAATGCGGAAGAGAAATTGCTGGCGAGCGTTTCGCTGCTGCGCAATGCGCGGCGCGTGCTGCTGGTTGGAATAGGCGCATCAGGCCTGGTAGCGAAGAATTTTTCGTGGAAGTTAATGAAGATTGGTATTCACGCCGTCGCCGAGCAGGATATGCATGCCCTGCTGGCAACCGTGCAGGCGATGACGCCGGAAGACGTGCTGCTAGCCATTTCTTATTCGGGCGAGCGCCGTGAGATCAATCTGGCAGCCGATGAAGCGTTGAACGCCGGGGCGAAAATCCTCGCCATTACCGGTTTTACGCCCAACGCCCTACAGCAGCGCGCCAGTCTGTGCCTGTATACCATCGCGGAAGAACAGGCCACGCGCAGCGCCGCTATCTCCTCTACCAGCGCCCAAATGATGCTCACCGACCTGCTGTTTATGGCCCTGGTGCAACAGGACCTGGAAAACGCGCCGGAGCGGATCCGCCAGAGCGAGGCGCTGGTGAAGAAGCTTGTTTAG
- the tadA gene encoding tRNA adenosine(34) deaminase TadA, with protein sequence MRHALTLAQRAWDEGEVPVGAVLVHNNQVIGEGWNRPIGRHDPTAHAEIMALRQGGLVLQNYRLLDTTLYVTLEPCVMCAGAMVHSRIGHLVFGARDAKTGAIGSLMDVLGHPGMNHQVQVSEGVLATECSAMLSDFFRARRLEKKALKEKARKTD encoded by the coding sequence ATGCGCCACGCTCTGACCCTCGCTCAGCGAGCCTGGGATGAAGGGGAAGTGCCCGTCGGTGCGGTGCTGGTACACAATAATCAGGTCATAGGTGAAGGCTGGAATCGCCCGATAGGTCGCCACGATCCTACGGCGCACGCGGAGATCATGGCGCTGCGCCAGGGCGGGCTGGTACTGCAAAATTACCGTCTGTTGGATACCACGCTCTACGTCACGCTTGAACCCTGCGTCATGTGCGCAGGCGCGATGGTGCATAGCCGCATTGGCCATTTAGTGTTTGGGGCGCGTGACGCTAAAACCGGGGCGATAGGCTCGCTGATGGACGTGCTCGGCCACCCCGGCATGAACCATCAGGTGCAGGTCAGTGAAGGGGTGCTCGCGACAGAGTGCTCAGCCATGCTGAGCGATTTTTTTCGCGCTCGTCGCCTGGAGAAAAAGGCCCTAAAGGAAAAGGCCCGTAAGACGGACTAG
- a CDS encoding tail fiber assembly protein: MSKVELNQKLIATVAGNVTVFNYDGGSREYLSSSIEYLCAGVGIPANSCIDAPGESKSGFAICRTTDLTSWEYISDHRGRTVYNTETMQQVQVTTLGDCPECMTFTAPTSPYDKWDGEKWVTDVVAKKAGDISDAELKRQTLLSDANNVTADWRTELALGIISDSDKEKLIAWMDYIKAVKATDTSTAPDVSWPDKPAA, translated from the coding sequence ATGTCGAAAGTTGAATTGAATCAAAAGCTGATCGCAACGGTTGCCGGTAATGTCACAGTATTTAACTATGATGGTGGGAGCCGCGAATACCTTTCTTCATCCATTGAATACCTCTGCGCGGGTGTCGGTATTCCTGCAAATTCGTGCATTGACGCGCCGGGAGAAAGTAAAAGCGGCTTTGCTATTTGCCGTACTACTGATCTTACATCATGGGAATATATATCCGACCATAGAGGTCGAACCGTTTATAACACAGAGACAATGCAACAAGTTCAAGTGACGACACTGGGGGATTGTCCCGAGTGTATGACCTTCACAGCCCCTACATCACCGTATGATAAATGGGACGGCGAAAAATGGGTAACCGATGTCGTTGCGAAGAAAGCAGGTGATATTTCTGATGCGGAACTAAAACGGCAAACATTGCTCAGTGATGCAAACAATGTCACAGCCGATTGGCGAACTGAGCTTGCCCTCGGTATTATCAGCGATTCTGATAAAGAAAAACTTATTGCCTGGATGGACTATATCAAAGCGGTGAAAGCGACAGACACCTCCACCGCCCCTGATGTTAGCTGGCCGGATAAACCGGCGGCGTAG
- a CDS encoding gp53-like domain-containing protein produces MATNQFKPFATRPDANVTPQNEWENLPALLSGFAGGKASSAQVNKALRQTSFIAAALAQFVSDKSGQDVLDDGDIAAFLAKLTTGFGKQYLSRQNPFADIKADGAAAISSALSNLGLGDGSASLSTNGWQKLSSGLILQWGYNVVANGVVSVTFPIPFPTSFFCISGNHGFLNTTAGPAIVVKTSAGMDRNKVTLLVTNSFATINTVDGWGCFWIALGC; encoded by the coding sequence ATGGCTACAAATCAGTTTAAACCTTTTGCAACCCGGCCTGACGCCAACGTCACGCCGCAAAATGAATGGGAAAATTTGCCCGCGCTGTTAAGCGGCTTTGCCGGCGGTAAAGCCAGCAGCGCTCAGGTGAACAAAGCGCTGCGCCAGACGTCATTTATTGCCGCCGCGCTGGCCCAGTTCGTCAGCGATAAAAGCGGGCAGGATGTGCTGGACGACGGTGATATCGCCGCTTTCCTCGCGAAGTTAACCACCGGCTTCGGGAAGCAATATCTCAGCCGCCAGAATCCGTTTGCGGATATTAAGGCCGATGGTGCCGCCGCGATTTCTTCGGCTCTCTCAAACCTTGGTTTGGGGGATGGGTCTGCGAGTTTGTCTACCAATGGATGGCAGAAGCTTTCTTCCGGGCTTATTTTACAGTGGGGATACAATGTAGTTGCTAATGGTGTAGTCAGTGTAACTTTCCCTATTCCATTTCCAACTTCTTTCTTTTGTATATCAGGTAATCATGGATTTCTAAATACGACAGCTGGCCCAGCGATTGTAGTAAAAACAAGCGCAGGGATGGACCGAAATAAAGTTACACTGTTAGTAACCAACAGCTTTGCAACGATTAATACTGTTGATGGTTGGGGATGCTTCTGGATTGCTCTGGGGTGCTAA
- a CDS encoding recombinase family protein: MLVGYVRVSTNDQNTALQKNALECAGCELIFEDKISGKTADRPGLKKVLRTLSEGDTLVVWKLDRLGRSMRHLVSLIEELRSRGINFRSLTDSIDTSTPMGRFFFHVMGALAEMERELIVERTRAGLAAARAEGRIGGRRPKLSAKQWAQAGRLIAAGETRQQVAIIYDVGVSTLYKKFPANAKP, translated from the coding sequence ATGCTGGTAGGCTACGTCAGGGTGTCAACAAATGACCAAAACACCGCGCTACAGAAAAATGCGCTGGAGTGTGCAGGATGTGAGCTGATTTTTGAGGATAAAATCAGCGGTAAAACGGCGGACAGGCCAGGGTTAAAAAAAGTGCTCAGGACGCTCAGCGAAGGCGACACGTTGGTCGTCTGGAAGCTGGACAGGCTGGGGCGCAGCATGCGCCACCTTGTTTCGCTTATTGAGGAACTGCGTTCGCGCGGGATTAACTTCCGCAGCCTAACGGACAGCATTGATACCTCTACGCCAATGGGGCGATTTTTCTTTCACGTGATGGGCGCGTTAGCCGAGATGGAGCGCGAGCTTATCGTCGAAAGAACCCGGGCTGGACTGGCCGCGGCCAGAGCGGAAGGGCGAATTGGCGGGCGGCGGCCTAAACTGTCGGCAAAGCAATGGGCGCAGGCCGGGAGGTTAATTGCGGCCGGAGAAACAAGGCAGCAGGTGGCAATTATTTATGATGTCGGCGTCTCTACGCTGTATAAAAAATTTCCGGCAAATGCGAAACCCTAA
- the mltF gene encoding membrane-bound lytic murein transglycosylase MltF gives MKRIKINYLLIGIVTLLLAVALWPSIPGFNQAENRIAAIKARGVLRVSTISSPLTWTMINGKATGLDYELAKQFADYLGVKLLVVVRPNINALFDDLDNDNADLLAAGLVYNSRRSSDYQAGPTYYSVSQQMVYRVGSPRPKSLGGVKPSQLVLSSGQAVVSDLQKLKESQYPDLSWSIDAKQTSNQLLQQVVDGNIAFTVSDSIAISLFQRVHPQLAVALDVTDEQPVTWFSKRDGDDSMSAALLDFYNQISSDGTLARVEEKYLGHIGDFDYVDTRTFLNAVDAVLPELQPLFEKYSDDIDWPLLAAISYQESHWDTHATSPTGVRGLMMLTKNTAQSLGITDRLDAEQSISGGSRYLKDMMSKVPATVPEYERIWFALAAYNMGYAHMLDARQLTAKQKGNPDSWADVKTRLPLLSLKPYYSKTTYGYARGHEAYAYVENIRKYQLSLEGYLQEKQKKALQADKFAEAYPAVAPVELASPSYGPFPLGPFSPGDEREKNRSAWLSTLSRAPLH, from the coding sequence TTGAAAAGAATAAAGATTAATTATCTGCTTATCGGTATCGTCACCTTGTTGCTGGCAGTGGCTTTATGGCCCTCCATTCCAGGTTTCAATCAAGCCGAAAACCGTATCGCCGCGATCAAAGCGCGGGGGGTTTTGCGCGTCAGTACCATTTCATCGCCGCTCACCTGGACGATGATTAACGGCAAGGCAACGGGTCTCGATTACGAGCTCGCGAAACAGTTTGCAGACTACCTGGGCGTAAAGCTATTAGTGGTCGTGCGGCCAAACATTAATGCACTGTTTGATGACCTGGATAATGACAACGCCGACCTGCTCGCCGCAGGCCTGGTGTACAACTCTCGCCGCAGCAGCGATTACCAAGCGGGACCAACCTATTATTCAGTTTCACAGCAGATGGTCTACCGCGTGGGTAGCCCGCGCCCTAAATCTCTCGGCGGCGTCAAACCTTCACAACTGGTGCTCTCTTCCGGCCAGGCCGTGGTGAGCGATCTGCAAAAGTTAAAAGAGAGTCAGTACCCCGACCTGAGCTGGAGCATCGACGCCAAACAAACCAGCAACCAGCTCTTACAGCAGGTGGTGGATGGCAATATCGCATTTACCGTCTCGGACTCCATCGCCATCAGCCTTTTCCAGCGCGTACATCCTCAACTGGCCGTTGCTCTGGACGTCACCGATGAACAGCCGGTGACCTGGTTCTCCAAACGCGATGGCGACGACAGCATGAGCGCCGCGCTGCTCGATTTCTATAATCAGATCAGCAGTGACGGGACGCTGGCAAGGGTTGAGGAAAAATACCTGGGGCATATCGGCGATTTTGATTACGTCGATACCCGAACCTTCCTGAATGCGGTGGATGCCGTTTTGCCGGAACTCCAGCCACTGTTTGAAAAGTACTCCGATGACATTGACTGGCCGCTGCTGGCCGCGATTTCCTATCAGGAATCCCACTGGGATACCCACGCGACTTCGCCGACGGGCGTGCGCGGGTTAATGATGCTGACAAAAAATACGGCCCAAAGCCTCGGCATCACCGACAGGCTGGACGCCGAACAGAGCATCAGCGGCGGCAGCCGGTATCTGAAAGATATGATGAGCAAAGTACCGGCCACGGTACCGGAATACGAGCGCATCTGGTTCGCGCTGGCGGCCTATAACATGGGCTATGCCCACATGCTGGATGCCCGCCAGCTGACGGCCAAACAGAAAGGCAACCCGGACAGCTGGGCCGATGTGAAAACACGTCTGCCGTTGCTGAGCCTGAAGCCTTATTACAGCAAAACAACCTATGGATATGCTCGTGGACACGAGGCTTACGCGTACGTGGAGAACATTCGCAAGTATCAGCTAAGTCTGGAAGGGTATTTGCAGGAGAAACAGAAGAAGGCGCTCCAGGCAGACAAGTTTGCCGAGGCTTACCCTGCGGTTGCCCCGGTTGAACTGGCTAGTCCGTCTTACGGGCCTTTTCCTTTAGGGCCTTTTTCTCCAGGCGACGAGCGCGAAAAAAATCGCTCAGCATGGCTGAGCACTCTGTCGCGAGCACCCCTTCACTGA
- the yfhb gene encoding phosphatidylglycerophosphatase C: protein MTPHHPRRVIFFDLDGTLHQQDMFGSFLFYLLRRLPLNVPLVIILLPLIGGMMLIKGSAARQPMSLLLWGITFGRSETRLQRLQSEFVAWFRQKVRAFPVVQQRLTDYLHSPDADVWLITGSPQPLVEKVYFDTPWLPEVKVIASQIARAHGGWILTLRCLGHEKVVQLEQHLGAPLRLYSGYSDSHQDNPLLYFCEHRWRVTPQGELQQLE from the coding sequence TTGACACCTCATCACCCGCGCCGCGTCATCTTTTTTGACCTGGATGGCACCTTGCATCAGCAGGACATGTTCGGCAGCTTCCTGTTTTATCTCCTGCGCCGCCTGCCGCTTAACGTGCCGTTGGTTATTATCTTGCTGCCGTTGATTGGCGGCATGATGCTGATCAAAGGGAGCGCAGCCCGTCAGCCAATGAGCCTGCTGTTATGGGGCATTACGTTTGGGCGCAGCGAGACCCGGCTTCAGCGGCTGCAAAGCGAATTTGTCGCCTGGTTTCGGCAGAAGGTGAGGGCATTCCCCGTCGTCCAGCAGCGCCTCACGGATTACCTGCACAGCCCGGATGCTGACGTCTGGCTGATTACCGGCTCGCCGCAGCCGCTGGTGGAGAAAGTCTACTTTGATACTCCGTGGTTGCCGGAAGTGAAGGTGATTGCCAGCCAGATTGCACGGGCTCACGGCGGGTGGATCCTGACCCTGCGCTGTCTCGGTCATGAAAAAGTGGTTCAGCTGGAGCAGCATCTCGGCGCGCCGCTGCGGCTCTACAGCGGCTATAGCGACAGCCATCAGGATAATCCCTTGCTGTATTTCTGCGAGCACCGCTGGCGCGTCACGCCTCAGGGAGAGCTGCAGCAGCTCGAGTGA
- a CDS encoding tail fiber assembly protein, translating into MKYIYSKSQNAFYPFSLRELYELTGTWPSDGVEVSMEVFETYTSTPPVGKHRVTGVDGLPAWEDIPLPTKEQVVSMMENEKKSKINYANDFINNKQWQGKAAVGRLNNDGLLQYNIWLDYLDALEAIDTSSAPDIEWPTPPVYPAS; encoded by the coding sequence ATGAAATATATATACAGTAAATCACAAAATGCATTTTATCCTTTCTCTCTCCGTGAATTATATGAATTAACGGGTACCTGGCCTTCCGATGGTGTAGAGGTCTCTATGGAGGTTTTCGAAACTTATACATCAACGCCTCCAGTTGGTAAGCACAGAGTCACTGGAGTTGATGGATTGCCTGCATGGGAGGATATCCCATTGCCGACCAAAGAGCAGGTAGTCAGCATGATGGAAAATGAGAAAAAATCCAAAATTAATTATGCCAATGATTTTATCAATAATAAGCAATGGCAAGGAAAAGCCGCTGTTGGACGTTTAAATAATGATGGGTTGTTGCAGTACAATATATGGTTAGACTACCTGGATGCACTGGAAGCCATTGATACTTCCAGCGCACCAGATATTGAATGGCCTACGCCGCCGGTTTATCCGGCCAGCTAA
- a CDS encoding baseplate J/gp47 family protein, whose product MALNSETLGLSATVTAQGITAPDYQSLLGTLMDAFRQIYGTDAYLEPDSKDGQLISLMALAIHDANNAAIAAYNSFSPATAMGRALSSNVKINGIVRRAATFSTVDLLLTGIPGTTITRGSVRDGSGVTWFLPEVVSIGVDGSVIATATCASSGVMAAPAGSITIMGTPTRGWAAVTNPQAATPGVAAESDAELRIRQSQSVALPALTPFEAVEGAIANIAGVTRHKLYENDTGAVNANGLPPHSIAAIVDGGDVTDIAQTIRGKKGQGVATFGATSIVVPDLYGNPHSIAFSRSANVPIYVDIVLKVFTGYTSQIGEQMKQAIADYINGLGIGDSVLLSRIYSPANLGVVSGGKARYYDITDLLIGKSTSAVAAANVNIGYNEAASCSVDNINITVSS is encoded by the coding sequence ATGGCCCTCAATTCTGAAACGCTGGGGTTATCGGCAACGGTAACGGCCCAGGGGATAACCGCGCCTGATTATCAAAGCCTGTTAGGGACTTTGATGGATGCGTTCAGGCAAATCTACGGCACCGATGCGTATCTGGAGCCGGACAGCAAAGACGGACAGCTCATCTCGCTGATGGCGCTGGCCATTCACGACGCCAACAACGCGGCGATTGCTGCCTACAACAGCTTTTCCCCTGCGACGGCGATGGGACGGGCGTTATCGAGCAACGTTAAGATCAATGGCATTGTCAGGCGGGCGGCGACCTTCTCGACGGTTGATCTGCTGCTCACTGGCATTCCTGGCACGACCATAACCCGTGGTTCTGTGAGAGATGGCAGCGGGGTGACGTGGTTTTTGCCTGAGGTGGTGTCGATAGGCGTTGATGGCTCAGTCATCGCCACCGCAACCTGTGCCAGCAGCGGCGTAATGGCGGCACCTGCGGGATCTATTACCATTATGGGCACCCCAACGCGCGGCTGGGCTGCGGTCACAAACCCTCAGGCTGCTACGCCGGGCGTGGCGGCGGAAAGCGATGCTGAATTACGCATCCGGCAGTCGCAGAGCGTTGCTTTGCCTGCGCTCACGCCGTTTGAGGCGGTCGAGGGGGCGATTGCCAACATCGCAGGCGTAACCCGCCACAAGCTCTACGAAAATGATACCGGCGCCGTCAACGCCAATGGCCTGCCTCCGCATTCCATCGCTGCGATTGTGGACGGCGGGGATGTGACGGACATTGCCCAGACGATCAGGGGCAAAAAAGGCCAGGGCGTGGCAACCTTTGGCGCAACGTCCATTGTGGTGCCCGATCTCTACGGCAATCCCCACAGTATTGCTTTCTCACGGTCCGCCAATGTACCGATTTACGTCGACATCGTGCTGAAAGTGTTCACCGGCTATACGTCGCAAATCGGCGAGCAGATGAAGCAGGCGATTGCCGACTATATCAACGGCCTGGGCATTGGCGATAGCGTGCTGCTGAGCCGCATTTACTCCCCGGCCAACCTCGGCGTGGTCAGCGGCGGGAAAGCGCGGTATTACGACATCACCGACTTGCTAATCGGCAAATCCACCTCTGCGGTCGCGGCGGCTAACGTCAATATCGGTTACAACGAGGCCGCCTCCTGCAGCGTGGACAACATCAATATCACGGTGAGCTCATGA